The nucleotide window CCTTTGAGGTATGAGGTCGTCGCTCCTGCGTCATGCCGAGGACTCTCGGCATCGGCTGAAAAAAAATCCCGCGACGTTCAATCGCGGGAGTTTTTGTTTATATTTCAAAAGAGGTCCTCGTGAAATTTCGTATTTGCAATATAGCCTTGGCAATGTTGTTCATTGTTCTGCTGGTAGGGTGTGGTACTCCCGTTTATAGACAAGGTATCGTTAACAAGGGCTCTTTTGAAATCGGGGTGCCGGAGAATTTTGCCGGTGTAGGAAAGGCCATTCCTGAAAATTCCACCATCAACAGTTTTTCCGTAGGCTTTGATTACACCACATCTGCCGAGATGAAGGTGCGTGGAGTCAAGAATTCGGAACTTAAGCTCAGCGATTACGACCCTTTGTACGGCGGTTCCGATAATGATTTCACCGTTATAAAAGAAACGAAAGTCAAGAGTTTCAAGTATAAAAGAAATCGTTTTCCTCTATCTGCAAGCTATACGCGCCTTACCAAAAAGTCATCTGAGTTCTATGGTTTTTCTGCGGGGTTTGATCCTGAGCCCTTTGGTCGCTTTATTTTCGGGGTCAACAAGGAATCCTTTGAATTTGGCGGCTATGTAGACTTGGGACTGGGAGTTTTTGGAATTGGAGACGTGACGGTTGACTATTACGAATGTCTGTACGTTTATTCAAAGGAAGAACGGTGTTCCGAACGGACCAAGGAACGGCATTTCGAGACAGATGACGGGGCCTTCTGGCGGGCAGGCCTTGGAGTTTTTGCCTCATACTTTGTGAAGAACTTTGCCCTATCATACTCTCCATATCTGTATAAACCGCATCTCCAGGAATTTTTTGACATAAAGGATGAGGACGGAATTTCTGCGGAATTTGGAATACCTGTAATCTATCCGTGGGTGCTTAGCCAGTATGCCGGTGCGTCCCTGTGGCTTAACGAGCACTGGAAAGTGTCCCTAGGCGTAACAGTGTTGAACAGTCTGGATTTTGATGACTTCTTCTTGACAGCCAACGGCTCCATAGGCTTCTGGTTTTAGAAAAAATCCCGCGACGTTCAATCGCGGGATTTTCTGCATTTTCGAATTGCAGTGTTCTACTTGATTTTTTCTGTCAGGGGGAACACTTGCATGTTGACGCGGTAGACGCGATCAATTTGCTTGTCCTCTGCGACGATTGACATAATGCGGTGGCGGCATTCTGCCAGTTCCTTAAGGATTTTGTCGTAGGAACCTTCGGAAATCCCCAGGGTGAGTCCCGTAAATTGACGTTCCTCCAGAGGGATGTTTTCCAAGGCGTCCAGCGCGAAAGTTCCCATTTGACGGTGCATGTTACGCACTGCCAGAGGTACAAAATCAGCGACTCCGGAACTGAGGACTTTGTCCGTCTGGATGTAGTTTCCGTTTTCGTCTATTTTAAGCAGGCCTGCCTTCACCAGGAACTGCAGGGTTTCCGTAACTTCGGCTGCAGTAATCTTTTGCTTGCAGGCGTGGGCCATGTCCAAAGGTTTTGCGCCGGTCATGACAGGCGCCAGCTCGCGGATCACGGGATTTTTCCAGGAATCGAAAAAGGCGAACTCCTCGGCACCCATGATTTTAACATTGTTCTGGTTGGCCACTTCCTGCATGGTGTCGATGGCTTTTTTGCGGTCGGCATCGTTTTTTGCATGGTCAAATGCGACCAGTGCTCTAAAGAACTGCTGTTCATAGCCTGCCAGGTGCATGGCGTTAATAACCTTTTCTACGGCTAACGCGCTTAGACTCTTTTTGCCATCACAAACCAACTTCAAGTAAACAGGAGAACCAAAGCCCGCCTGGGCGGCGAAATCGCGCCAGGTAAAGGCTGATTTCTGCTTGTGTTCTTCGTAGTATTCCCGAATGAACTGACGATAGTCTTTATATTCGATAATCGGTTTCATAATTCAGAATCCTGCGAGAATTACTTGATGGAACATCCGTTGTACTTACCAATGCCTGCAATATATACCGCACCTGTTGCCGCAGAATTGCTGCCGTCAAAGGTGTTAATGCTGGGGCTTATGGCGATGGATGCGGAACTTTTTGCAGCTTCCAAGGGGTCTATTTTGTATCCAGTATTTTCATTGAGTTCTTCCCACTTGAAGTTGGCGACAGTGAGTTCCATGGAAGCAGGGAGTTTTGCGAAGTTGAATTTGTATTCATTATCTGCTCCAGTTTCAATGAACAGGTTCATGACAGATGTGGATGCATAGATTACGCATACGCCTTCCCAGTCGGAAATATCGGCGGTTAGGTCTTGAGAACTTTTGGGAGCAGTCCAGAATCCGAATCGAATTTGAGAGTAGGGATGATTTTCGTTCAGTTTATAAGTGAACTTTGCGCCCTTGGCCTCAAGGAGTTCTTCTGCGATTCCATCGCTATTGTACCTGACGAAGTACTGACTTGTGATTTCTTCACCGTC belongs to Fibrobacter sp. UWR4 and includes:
- a CDS encoding TIGR02147 family protein — its product is MKPIIEYKDYRQFIREYYEEHKQKSAFTWRDFAAQAGFGSPVYLKLVCDGKKSLSALAVEKVINAMHLAGYEQQFFRALVAFDHAKNDADRKKAIDTMQEVANQNNVKIMGAEEFAFFDSWKNPVIRELAPVMTGAKPLDMAHACKQKITAAEVTETLQFLVKAGLLKIDENGNYIQTDKVLSSGVADFVPLAVRNMHRQMGTFALDALENIPLEERQFTGLTLGISEGSYDKILKELAECRHRIMSIVAEDKQIDRVYRVNMQVFPLTEKIK